One genomic segment of Fundulus heteroclitus isolate FHET01 chromosome 10, MU-UCD_Fhet_4.1, whole genome shotgun sequence includes these proteins:
- the lrrc59 gene encoding leucine-rich repeat-containing protein 59, which produces MSKPKVLNLKDKISGNEADLSLCNLSEVPARELASFPKATVVDLSCNNIISLPPEFCSLIHLVKLDLSKNQLTCLPDDLGNLVNLQHLDLYNNKLTVLPVSFSQLRSLKWLDLKDNPLEANLAKAAGDCLDEKQCKQCASKVLQHMKAIQEEFDRAREKRLLKEKELEKKREAKQKEREAREREARKREKAEEKEKRRKEYNAQMAALAVQEQQKKKKEEKKKKNGQAADKKVEGKLAPKPQRSLIGLIFKLLLLLLLGLAGVAAACRLTDLQREDVCAPINAAVDDCLSWAKVQEGVVRQLVHNLSSAARDFLESTQTSKN; this is translated from the exons ATGAGTAAACCCAAAGTGTTAAACCTGAAGGATAAAATCAGCGGGAACGAGGCGGACCTGAGTCTGTGCAACCTCAGCGAAGTGCCAGCCAGAGAGCTC GCTTCATTCCCTAAAGCCACAGTTGTGGACCTGTCGTGTAACAACATCATCTCCCTTCCT CCAGAGTTCTGCAGCCTCATCCATTTGGTGAAGCTTGACCTGAGTAAAAACCAGCTGACCTGCTTGCCAGATGACCTGGGGAATCTGGTGAACCTTCAACACCTGGACCTTTACAACAACAAGCTGACGGTGCTGCCTGTCAGCTTCTCCCAGCTCAGG AGTCTAAAGTGGCTCGATCTGAAGGATAATCCTCTGGAGGCCAATTTGGCCAAAGCTGCAGGAGACTGTCTGGATGAGAAGCAGTGCAAACAGTGTGCCTCAAAG GTCCTGCAGCACATGAAAGCCATACAGGAGGAGTTCGATCGCGCCCGAGAGAAGCGTCTTCTGAAAGAAAAGG AGCTGGAGAAGAAAAGGGAAGCGAAGCAGAAGGAGCGAGAGGCCCGAGAAAGGGAAGCTCGTAAACGGGAGAAGgcggaggagaaggagaagaggaggaaggagtaCAACGCCCAGATGGCGGCTTTGGCCGTGCAGgagcaacagaagaagaagaaggaggagaagaagaaaaagaacggACAGGCAGCAG ATAAAAAGGTCGAGGGGAAACTAGCACCTAAACCACAACGTTCTCTCATTGGCCTGATCTTtaagctcctcctcctgctgctgctgggattGGCCGGCGTCGCCGCCGCCTGCCGGCTGACCGACTTACAGAGGGAAGACGTCTGCGCGCCGATCAACGCCGCCGTGGACGACTGTTTATCCTGGGCCAAAGTGCAGGAGGGCGTGGTCAGACAGCTCGTACACAACCTGTCGTCGGCTGCAAGGGACTTCCTCGAGTCCACGCAGACGTCCAAGAACTAG